A stretch of Desulfovibrio sp. TomC DNA encodes these proteins:
- a CDS encoding hydrolase — translation MKTELLTPANSAVIFIDHQPQMTFGVANIDRQTLVNNVLLLAKAASIFKVPTILTTVETKSFSGNMWPQLLDIFPGQEPIERTSMNSWDSPEFVKAVAATGRKKLVMAALWTEVCLVFPALEALGAGYEVYAVEDASGGTSLAAHNAAMRRIEQAGAVPVTALQVLLEFQRDWARKGTYDDVIAVVKEHGGAYGQGVEYAYTMVHGAPPSRAAGR, via the coding sequence ATGAAGACTGAATTGTTAACGCCCGCCAATAGCGCGGTTATCTTTATAGACCATCAGCCGCAGATGACCTTTGGCGTGGCCAATATTGATCGTCAGACCCTTGTCAACAACGTTCTGTTGCTGGCCAAGGCCGCCAGCATCTTCAAGGTTCCAACCATCCTGACCACGGTTGAGACGAAGAGTTTTTCCGGCAACATGTGGCCGCAGCTCCTCGATATCTTCCCGGGTCAGGAACCCATTGAGCGCACCAGCATGAATTCCTGGGACAGTCCGGAATTCGTCAAGGCCGTCGCGGCCACAGGCCGCAAGAAGCTCGTCATGGCGGCGCTTTGGACCGAGGTCTGTCTGGTGTTTCCGGCCCTGGAAGCTCTCGGCGCCGGCTACGAAGTCTACGCGGTCGAGGACGCCTCCGGCGGCACCAGTCTGGCCGCACACAACGCCGCCATGCGTCGTATCGAGCAGGCCGGCGCGGTCCCGGTCACTGCCTTGCAGGTGCTCCTGGAATTCCAGCGGGATTGGGCGCGCAAGGGCACCTACGACGACGTGATTGCCGTCGTGAAGGAGCATGGCGGCGCGTACGGCCAGGGTGTGGAATACGCCTACACCATGGTGCACGGCGCACCCCCGAGCCGGGCCGCTGGAAGGTAG
- a CDS encoding antibiotic biosynthesis monooxygenase, with protein MDETTTLTDGSGPLTVVAAWRIKPGMEAAFEQWHQGIAAQAARFPGHMGNIVMRPGEAAGEYLAIFRFDSLEHLVAWETSPERGEWLRRSESFRLSPIRYRKGYGLDFWFASSRAAGSPPRWKMATVTVVAIYILVNLVGIVFAPLLGGLAPWMVGFVETAIVVGLMTYLVMPGLTRLLARWLFPVAKDTPS; from the coding sequence ATGGACGAAACGACCACACTGACGGATGGTTCCGGACCACTCACTGTGGTCGCGGCCTGGCGCATCAAGCCGGGAATGGAAGCTGCGTTCGAGCAATGGCACCAGGGCATTGCAGCGCAGGCAGCACGCTTCCCCGGGCACATGGGCAATATCGTCATGCGCCCCGGGGAAGCAGCCGGCGAGTACTTGGCCATTTTCCGGTTTGATTCCCTTGAGCATCTTGTCGCCTGGGAAACGTCCCCAGAACGCGGCGAATGGTTGCGCCGGTCCGAGTCCTTTCGCCTCTCACCCATTCGTTACCGGAAAGGCTATGGCCTGGACTTCTGGTTTGCCTCTTCCCGCGCGGCCGGCTCGCCGCCGCGCTGGAAAATGGCAACCGTGACGGTCGTCGCCATCTACATCCTCGTCAATCTTGTGGGGATCGTCTTCGCGCCGCTTCTCGGCGGTCTGGCTCCCTGGATGGTCGGCTTCGTGGAAACGGCGATCGTCGTGGGGCTCATGACCTATCTGGTCATGCCCGGACTGACCCGGCTGTTGGCCCGATGGCTGTTTCCCGTTGCAAAGGACACCCCATCATGA
- a CDS encoding amidohydrolase, whose translation MNTTFAESILTNGRIATLDRDKPQATAVALLGNRILAVGDEGELAGHIGPDTRRIDLKGRTVIPGLNDSHIHVIRGGLNYNMELRWDGVPSLADALRLLREQARRTPPPQWVRVVGGWSEFQFAERRMPTLDEINAVSAETPVFVLHLYDRALLNRAALHVLGYTKDTPDPPGGRIERDKTGNPTGLLLAQPNALILYASLALGPRLGFDDQVNSTRHFMRELNRLGLTSCIDAGGGFQNYPEDYRVIEHLAGRGELTLRLAYNLFTQHPKAEYEDFSGWSQLVTPGQGNDLYKMNGAGEMLVFSAADFEDFLEPRPDLAPVMEKELGKVVALLTQKRWPFRLHATYDESIGRFLDVFEAVNRDIPFDGLRWFFDHAETISERNMERVRALEGGIAIQDRMAFQGEYFVARYGKEAGKRTPPITTMLNYGIPVGAGTDATRVSSYNPWVSLYWLTSGKTVGGLSLYDADNRLDRTAALRLYTQGSAWFSGDEAQKGAIAPGRLADLAVLSSDYFSVPQEAIKGIESVLTIMDGKIVHASGEYASLAPPLPPVSPDWSPAGIRTAAWGSLANASQGGLAHCHDGSCGDPLHRHTHRVVGEKGSWGIGCTCFAF comes from the coding sequence ATGAATACCACCTTTGCCGAGAGCATACTGACCAATGGCCGCATCGCCACCCTGGACCGGGACAAGCCCCAGGCAACAGCCGTCGCCCTGCTGGGAAACCGCATCCTGGCGGTTGGCGACGAGGGCGAACTCGCCGGACACATCGGCCCGGACACCCGCCGCATCGACCTCAAGGGCCGCACCGTCATTCCCGGGCTCAACGATTCCCATATCCATGTCATCCGGGGCGGACTCAACTACAACATGGAACTGCGCTGGGACGGCGTGCCCTCCCTGGCCGATGCCCTGCGTCTGCTGCGGGAACAGGCCCGTCGCACGCCGCCGCCCCAATGGGTGCGGGTGGTCGGGGGCTGGTCGGAGTTCCAGTTCGCCGAGCGGCGCATGCCGACCCTGGACGAGATCAATGCTGTTTCGGCCGAAACCCCGGTTTTCGTGCTCCACCTGTACGATCGGGCTCTTCTTAACCGGGCGGCGTTGCATGTGCTCGGCTACACCAAGGACACACCTGACCCGCCGGGTGGGCGCATCGAACGGGACAAGACCGGCAACCCCACCGGCCTGCTGCTGGCCCAACCCAATGCCTTGATCCTGTACGCCAGTCTGGCCCTGGGCCCCAGGCTCGGCTTTGACGACCAGGTGAATTCCACCCGCCACTTCATGCGCGAACTCAACCGGCTGGGGCTGACCAGCTGCATCGACGCCGGCGGCGGGTTTCAGAATTATCCCGAGGATTACCGGGTTATCGAGCATCTGGCCGGACGCGGAGAACTGACCCTGCGGCTGGCCTATAACCTTTTCACCCAGCATCCCAAGGCGGAATACGAGGATTTCTCTGGCTGGTCGCAGCTCGTTACGCCAGGCCAGGGCAATGATTTGTACAAGATGAACGGGGCCGGCGAGATGCTGGTCTTTTCTGCCGCGGATTTCGAAGACTTCCTGGAGCCACGGCCGGATCTGGCTCCGGTGATGGAAAAGGAACTGGGCAAGGTGGTCGCCCTGCTGACCCAGAAGCGCTGGCCGTTTCGCCTGCACGCCACCTACGACGAGTCCATAGGGCGCTTCCTGGACGTGTTCGAGGCCGTCAACCGGGACATCCCCTTTGACGGGCTGCGCTGGTTTTTTGACCACGCCGAGACCATCTCCGAACGCAATATGGAGCGGGTGCGGGCGTTGGAAGGCGGCATTGCCATTCAGGACCGCATGGCCTTCCAGGGAGAATACTTCGTGGCCCGCTACGGGAAAGAGGCCGGCAAGCGGACCCCGCCCATCACCACAATGCTCAACTACGGCATCCCGGTCGGGGCCGGCACCGACGCCACCCGGGTATCGAGCTACAACCCGTGGGTTTCCCTGTACTGGCTGACCAGCGGCAAAACGGTCGGCGGGCTTTCCCTCTACGATGCGGACAACCGTCTCGACCGGACAGCCGCCCTGCGACTCTATACCCAAGGCAGCGCCTGGTTTTCCGGGGACGAGGCCCAAAAGGGCGCCATCGCTCCTGGCCGGTTGGCCGATCTGGCCGTGCTGTCGTCTGATTACTTCAGCGTGCCCCAGGAAGCCATCAAGGGGATCGAATCCGTCCTGACCATCATGGATGGGAAGATCGTCCATGCCTCCGGGGAGTACGCCTCCCTGGCGCCGCCGCTGCCGCCGGTTTCGCCGGACTGGTCGCCGGCCGGCATTCGCACGGCCGCCTGGGGCAGCTTGGCGAACGCCAGTCAGGGCGGTCTGGCCCATTGCCATGATGGTTCCTGCGGTGATCCGCTGCATCGGCACACGCACCGGGTGGTCGGCGAGAAGGGAAGCTGGGGCATCGGCTGCACCTGTTTCGCCTTTTAA
- a CDS encoding gamma-glutamylcyclotransferase family protein — translation MQRSVETMSGNTAPAKPKITGRGRKLLYFSYGAEMLSSRIQSRCNSPKAIATARLADHRLVFHGYSPVWDGGLETVDPAPGCEVWGVVYELSFSDADSLDTWQGVRLNGTGAYFHSPAEVTDGQGTVYAVLVYKKDVLGEPTAPSQPYLDAIVAGARQQALPPQAIETLQAIPAKPAAYPVPKFGLTRQPGVLPGESCADCGSLVPSRIASPKHA, via the coding sequence ATGCAGCGATCAGTCGAAACTATGTCGGGAAATACGGCGCCCGCCAAACCGAAGATCACCGGCCGGGGGCGCAAGCTCCTGTATTTCTCGTACGGGGCCGAGATGCTTTCCAGCCGTATCCAGTCGCGCTGCAACTCGCCCAAGGCGATAGCCACGGCCAGACTGGCCGACCATCGTCTGGTCTTTCACGGCTACAGCCCGGTCTGGGACGGGGGCCTGGAGACCGTGGACCCGGCCCCTGGGTGCGAAGTTTGGGGCGTGGTCTACGAGCTCAGTTTCTCCGATGCCGACAGTCTCGATACCTGGCAGGGCGTGCGCTTAAACGGCACCGGCGCCTATTTCCACTCTCCGGCCGAAGTGACGGACGGGCAGGGCACGGTGTATGCCGTCCTGGTGTATAAAAAGGATGTGTTGGGCGAACCGACGGCCCCAAGCCAGCCCTATCTTGATGCCATTGTCGCCGGAGCCCGGCAGCAGGCCTTGCCGCCCCAGGCGATTGAAACCCTGCAAGCCATACCCGCCAAGCCGGCCGCCTACCCCGTGCCCAAGTTCGGCCTGACCCGCCAGCCCGGGGTCCTGCCCGGCGAGTCCTGCGCCGATTGCGGCTCGCTGGTCCCGTCCCGAATTGCTTCGCCCAAGCACGCCTGA
- a CDS encoding methyltransferase family protein — MADVGEYLSILCAWAVLHSLSMSRHGKLMLSRFLGPRFAFYRLGFTVVSLASFGLTLALLPHLPQTLYHAHGLAAWTLWTIRLAAILFFLSTFKAFDLWEFTGIRQAALYPAGIIGPDGETAPSAELIVTGPYRIVRHPMYLAAVAYLFADPVMTLERVLFATFALAYFLVGSIFEERRLLAAFGLPYRAYQETTPRLVPWPLPFRMPANGKR; from the coding sequence ATGGCCGACGTTGGCGAATATTTAAGCATTCTTTGCGCCTGGGCCGTCCTGCACAGCTTGAGCATGTCCCGGCACGGCAAGTTGATGCTGTCCAGATTTCTAGGACCGCGTTTCGCGTTCTATCGACTTGGGTTCACGGTTGTGAGTCTGGCAAGTTTTGGCCTGACCCTTGCGTTGCTGCCGCACCTGCCGCAAACGCTCTATCACGCGCATGGCTTAGCAGCCTGGACTCTTTGGACAATCCGGCTGGCCGCAATTCTTTTCTTTCTTTCGACCTTCAAGGCCTTCGATCTTTGGGAGTTCACCGGCATTCGCCAGGCAGCATTGTACCCCGCTGGGATTATCGGACCTGACGGCGAAACAGCGCCATCCGCAGAACTGATCGTGACCGGGCCGTACCGGATTGTGCGCCATCCGATGTACTTGGCTGCGGTAGCCTATCTCTTCGCCGATCCGGTCATGACACTGGAGAGAGTGTTGTTCGCGACCTTCGCCTTGGCTTACTTTCTGGTCGGATCGATATTCGAAGAACGCCGCCTGCTCGCAGCCTTTGGTCTCCCCTACCGGGCCTATCAAGAAACAACACCGCGCCTCGTGCCTTGGCCGCTTCCATTTCGCATGCCAGCGAACGGCAAGCGATGA
- a CDS encoding (2Fe-2S)-binding protein, with amino-acid sequence MTRRQFIRSVIAAGVVSFSGPLFPGPAGAGPKATPGAVERLITLTVNGQQRRVDVMPQETLAQTLRGKLGLAGLKIGCDRAECGACTVLIDDVPQYSCSILTHSVRDKKILTIEGLARPDGGLHPLQQGVLDEQGFQCGYCAPGFLMAALGSLKTNPEPTRQELAQGVSGNLCRCQDYDKILTALLRGAEYMRRA; translated from the coding sequence ATGACCCGGCGCCAGTTCATCAGAAGCGTCATAGCCGCCGGCGTCGTCTCCTTTTCCGGGCCGCTTTTTCCCGGGCCGGCCGGAGCCGGTCCCAAGGCCACGCCCGGGGCTGTCGAGCGGCTCATCACCCTCACGGTCAACGGCCAGCAGCGCCGGGTGGACGTCATGCCCCAGGAAACCCTGGCCCAGACCCTGCGCGGCAAGCTGGGGCTGGCCGGACTCAAGATCGGCTGCGACCGGGCCGAATGCGGGGCCTGCACCGTACTGATCGACGACGTGCCGCAGTATTCCTGTTCCATCCTCACCCACTCGGTCCGGGATAAAAAAATTCTGACCATCGAGGGGCTGGCCCGTCCCGACGGCGGCCTGCACCCCCTGCAGCAAGGCGTCCTCGACGAGCAGGGTTTCCAGTGCGGCTACTGCGCCCCGGGCTTTCTCATGGCCGCCCTTGGCTCCCTCAAGACCAATCCCGAGCCGACACGCCAGGAACTGGCCCAGGGCGTTTCGGGAAACCTCTGCCGTTGCCAGGATTACGACAAGATCCTCACCGCCCTCCTGCGCGGGGCCGAATATATGAGGAGGGCGTAA
- a CDS encoding xanthine dehydrogenase family protein molybdopterin-binding subunit, which produces MPPNDALFTPKLTGRDYTTPDLRAKLTGAARYAEDFRTEGMLVCKLLSSPMPHARVTRLDTRAALAMPGVRAILTADDLPPPADSVSDSGAVIKASPWAERGLTMEPLYRGDPILAVAAVDEASAVAALEAVDIAFEPLPFVIDPLDSLRPGGPNARTDGNVWLPPAKAGDQATVGELKWTAADFAAAGPDRLPLGKATGEWAYGDLEAGFKQAELVLDETFVTPNVSHQALETRSALAWWENGKLFLTAGTQSTIQTVPAIARWLGMDAGDIVFISEYTGGGFGGKITASVAVVIPALLAKKAKAPVMLRISREDEQAIGRARPSCIGRMRAGFSKEGRLLALDVFVVQDNGPYEQQHDYALVGRMASLLYQPQAMRWRGAPVLTNTPTRSAQTSPGGLQAQAFMGPVLAKAARLLNLDPLAVCRLNSPEGAAPVGPPKPDGSLNAATSAFVKQALDQGARTFGWEARRARPALATGPIRRGIGVATGCFVAGTIGFDGLFIITLEGKLRIHCGVGNLGTESFSDVQRVLADAMGVPWESCEIVWGNTGQQLAWSCVSGGSQTIHAMSRAALAASIDAKRKLREIAAVTLGGQADDYQVGGLRVFRADTGQGLSFAEAAKQAIALGGVYDGHTCPDDVHKLTKASVAALAGQGLVAVARDAFGRDGQTYSYVAAFAEVEVDVETGMYRITNFHAEADAGLVVHPRAFAGQLVGRSMLGIGHATTQKWFYDKHYGLPVATRFYQTRPPTILSLPDKFTWGSVGLPDPQTPIGARGIGEPPTGAACAAVLCALADALGDDLFSRAPVMADAVLTALEPGARLRPGGLSANV; this is translated from the coding sequence ATGCCGCCAAACGACGCGCTTTTCACGCCGAAACTGACCGGGCGCGACTACACCACGCCCGATTTGCGGGCCAAGCTCACTGGCGCGGCCCGCTACGCCGAGGACTTCCGGACCGAGGGCATGCTCGTATGCAAGCTTCTGTCCAGTCCCATGCCCCACGCCAGGGTGACGCGCCTGGACACGCGCGCCGCCCTGGCCATGCCCGGGGTGCGGGCCATCCTCACGGCCGACGATCTGCCGCCCCCGGCCGACTCCGTGTCCGACAGCGGCGCGGTCATCAAAGCCAGCCCCTGGGCCGAACGCGGCCTGACCATGGAGCCGCTCTACCGGGGCGACCCCATCCTGGCCGTGGCCGCCGTTGACGAGGCTTCCGCCGTTGCCGCCCTTGAGGCCGTCGACATCGCCTTTGAACCGCTGCCGTTTGTCATCGACCCCCTGGACAGCCTGCGTCCGGGCGGCCCCAACGCCCGCACTGACGGCAATGTCTGGCTGCCGCCGGCCAAGGCCGGCGACCAGGCGACCGTAGGCGAACTCAAGTGGACGGCCGCTGATTTTGCTGCCGCCGGCCCGGACCGGCTTCCCCTGGGCAAGGCGACCGGCGAGTGGGCCTACGGCGACCTTGAGGCCGGGTTCAAACAGGCCGAACTGGTCCTGGACGAGACCTTTGTCACCCCCAACGTCAGCCACCAAGCCCTGGAGACCCGCTCCGCCCTGGCATGGTGGGAAAACGGCAAGCTCTTTCTCACCGCCGGCACCCAGAGCACCATCCAGACCGTGCCGGCCATCGCCCGCTGGCTGGGCATGGACGCAGGCGACATCGTCTTTATCAGCGAATACACCGGCGGCGGTTTCGGCGGCAAAATCACGGCCTCGGTGGCCGTGGTCATCCCGGCCCTCCTGGCCAAGAAAGCCAAGGCCCCGGTCATGCTGCGGATCAGCCGCGAAGACGAGCAGGCCATCGGCCGGGCCAGGCCGAGCTGCATCGGCCGGATGCGGGCAGGCTTTTCCAAGGAAGGACGCCTGCTGGCGCTGGACGTTTTTGTGGTCCAGGACAACGGCCCTTATGAGCAGCAACACGACTATGCCCTGGTCGGACGCATGGCCTCCCTGCTCTATCAGCCCCAGGCCATGCGCTGGCGCGGGGCGCCCGTCCTGACCAATACGCCGACCCGCTCGGCCCAGACCTCCCCGGGCGGCCTGCAAGCCCAGGCCTTCATGGGACCGGTGCTGGCCAAGGCTGCCCGCCTCCTGAACCTCGATCCCCTGGCCGTGTGCCGCCTCAATTCGCCCGAGGGCGCGGCCCCGGTCGGACCGCCCAAACCCGACGGCAGCCTGAATGCCGCCACCAGCGCCTTTGTCAAACAGGCCCTGGACCAGGGCGCGCGGACGTTTGGCTGGGAAGCGCGCCGGGCCAGGCCGGCCTTGGCCACGGGACCGATCCGGCGGGGCATCGGCGTGGCCACGGGCTGTTTCGTGGCCGGCACCATTGGTTTCGACGGCCTCTTTATCATAACCCTGGAAGGGAAGCTTCGCATCCACTGCGGCGTGGGCAACCTGGGCACGGAGTCGTTTAGCGACGTGCAGCGGGTGCTGGCCGACGCCATGGGCGTGCCCTGGGAGTCGTGCGAAATCGTCTGGGGCAATACGGGCCAACAGCTCGCCTGGAGCTGCGTGTCCGGCGGCAGTCAGACCATCCACGCCATGTCCCGGGCCGCCCTGGCGGCCAGTATCGACGCCAAACGAAAACTTCGGGAGATCGCCGCTGTCACCCTGGGCGGCCAGGCGGACGACTACCAAGTGGGAGGACTGCGGGTCTTTCGGGCCGATACAGGCCAGGGTCTCAGTTTCGCCGAGGCGGCCAAACAGGCCATCGCCCTGGGCGGGGTCTACGACGGCCACACCTGCCCGGACGACGTCCACAAGCTGACCAAGGCCTCGGTGGCCGCCCTGGCCGGCCAAGGGCTGGTGGCCGTGGCCCGCGACGCCTTCGGGCGCGACGGCCAGACCTACTCCTATGTGGCCGCCTTTGCCGAGGTGGAGGTCGACGTCGAAACCGGCATGTACCGGATCACGAATTTCCACGCCGAGGCCGACGCCGGTCTGGTGGTTCATCCCCGGGCCTTTGCCGGTCAGCTGGTCGGCCGGTCCATGCTCGGCATCGGCCATGCCACCACCCAGAAATGGTTCTACGACAAGCACTACGGCCTGCCGGTGGCCACACGCTTCTACCAGACCCGGCCGCCGACCATCTTAAGCCTCCCGGACAAATTCACCTGGGGGTCCGTCGGCCTGCCCGATCCGCAAACCCCGATCGGAGCGCGCGGCATTGGCGAACCGCCGACCGGTGCGGCCTGCGCGGCAGTCTTGTGCGCCCTGGCCGACGCCCTGGGCGACGACCTGTTTTCCCGCGCCCCGGTCATGGCCGATGCCGTCCTAACCGCCCTCGAACCGGGAGCACGGCTCCGCCCGGGCGGCCTTTCGGCCAATGTCTGA
- a CDS encoding pyridoxamine 5'-phosphate oxidase family protein: MSETTHPGHPHGAMRRKDREITDRTEIDAVIDAGRVLYLALADDNIPFVVPVFYAYDHTGLYFHCARAGTKVRIMQRNPVVSFVISLDHGVIESDAACDFEARHRTVIGFGRTVFIMDEAAKIAALDRIVARFTPQRFDYPKTNLAATTVVRIEIDSVKGKKHGL, translated from the coding sequence ATGTCCGAAACGACCCACCCGGGCCATCCCCATGGGGCTATGCGGCGCAAGGACCGGGAGATCACCGACCGCACCGAGATCGACGCCGTCATCGACGCCGGCCGGGTCCTCTATCTGGCCTTGGCCGACGACAACATCCCCTTCGTGGTGCCGGTCTTTTACGCCTATGACCACACGGGCCTTTACTTCCACTGCGCCCGGGCCGGGACCAAGGTCCGCATCATGCAGCGCAATCCGGTGGTGAGCTTTGTCATTTCGTTGGATCACGGCGTGATCGAAAGCGATGCGGCCTGCGACTTCGAGGCGCGCCACCGCACGGTCATCGGCTTTGGCCGCACCGTTTTTATCATGGATGAAGCCGCCAAGATCGCAGCCCTGGACCGGATCGTGGCCCGGTTTACGCCGCAGCGCTTCGACTACCCCAAGACCAATCTGGCCGCCACGACCGTGGTGCGCATTGAAATTGACTCGGTCAAAGGCAAAAAGCACGGCCTGTAA
- a CDS encoding outer membrane homotrimeric porin has protein sequence MKHTRLSALAILFGLALTTVSFAATEVRMVGDALVYGTFFTNRNFTGWNAPAWTSTTPTWSKAGKKTEEAFEIWERFRLRTDFVTNEAVKFRLEMKVEDTWGHGTFTAANPEASIMIYGAYLQFKLPGTDADVTAGLQNVALPQSKLFYGSPVFGDRMAALIVNAPLIDKTLSVMAGFGRLIDTNRTYDTTTTQVADELDAYFLALPITLEGFKATPWGTIAVAGKDANLFTLKSSQQNSSFYADNLTSAGTYASPKLWKNDQNAFWWAGGAFEITALDPVKFYADVIYGAGAESDRKKSHRSGWFIDAGVEYTGWDVLTPKAYGWWSTGEDGSTRNGSERMPMIRPNWGPGNSFLFDDSQELVKNSNMGMSPVGSWGLGVTLDDISFMAKLTQRLTALYVNGTNSARAIRNLNTLMGSNPYFQMGRDLTINEHVFGVNLDSKYMIYDNLAAVVETGWAHGEFQQSVWGHSLVNQSRNGDTWKVSFGLSYKF, from the coding sequence ATGAAACACACACGTCTCTCGGCTCTGGCGATTCTTTTCGGCCTGGCTCTGACCACGGTGTCCTTTGCGGCTACGGAAGTACGCATGGTGGGCGACGCCCTGGTCTATGGGACCTTTTTTACCAACCGCAATTTCACCGGCTGGAACGCCCCTGCCTGGACCTCAACGACACCGACTTGGAGCAAAGCCGGGAAAAAGACTGAGGAAGCCTTTGAAATCTGGGAGCGGTTCCGGTTGCGCACGGACTTTGTGACCAACGAGGCCGTGAAGTTCCGCCTGGAAATGAAGGTGGAAGACACCTGGGGGCATGGCACGTTCACTGCCGCCAATCCGGAAGCTTCCATTATGATTTATGGTGCGTATCTGCAGTTCAAGCTGCCGGGCACCGATGCGGACGTGACGGCCGGTCTGCAAAACGTCGCCCTGCCGCAGAGCAAGCTCTTCTACGGTTCGCCGGTGTTTGGCGACCGCATGGCCGCCCTTATCGTCAATGCCCCGCTGATCGACAAGACGCTTTCCGTGATGGCCGGCTTTGGCCGGTTGATCGACACCAACCGGACCTATGACACGACGACCACCCAGGTGGCCGACGAGCTCGACGCCTACTTCCTGGCCCTGCCCATTACCCTTGAGGGGTTCAAGGCCACTCCGTGGGGCACCATTGCTGTGGCCGGCAAGGACGCCAACCTTTTCACGCTCAAAAGCTCCCAGCAGAATTCGTCGTTTTACGCCGACAACCTGACGTCTGCCGGGACATACGCCTCGCCCAAGCTGTGGAAAAACGACCAGAATGCCTTTTGGTGGGCCGGCGGCGCGTTTGAAATTACCGCCCTTGATCCCGTGAAGTTCTACGCCGACGTGATCTACGGCGCAGGAGCCGAGAGCGACCGTAAAAAGAGCCATCGCAGCGGCTGGTTCATCGATGCCGGCGTGGAATACACCGGCTGGGACGTCCTGACGCCCAAAGCCTATGGCTGGTGGTCCACCGGCGAAGACGGTTCGACGCGCAACGGTTCCGAGCGGATGCCCATGATCCGTCCCAACTGGGGACCCGGCAACAGTTTCCTGTTCGACGACAGCCAGGAACTGGTCAAAAACTCCAACATGGGCATGAGTCCGGTCGGCTCCTGGGGGCTCGGCGTCACCCTGGACGACATCTCGTTTATGGCCAAACTCACCCAGCGTCTGACGGCCCTCTACGTCAACGGCACCAACTCCGCCCGGGCCATCCGCAACCTCAACACGCTCATGGGCAGCAACCCCTATTTCCAGATGGGGCGCGATCTGACCATCAACGAGCATGTCTTTGGCGTCAACCTGGACAGCAAGTACATGATCTACGACAATCTCGCCGCCGTGGTTGAAACCGGCTGGGCGCATGGCGAGTTCCAGCAAAGCGTCTGGGGCCATTCCCTGGTCAACCAGTCCCGAAACGGCGACACCTGGAAGGTCTCCTTCGGCCTGTCGTACAAGTTCTAA
- a CDS encoding FAD binding domain-containing protein, whose product MAIIRDGMPPFDLYQPTSVEDALALAERLGGDAWMLAGGLDSLERFKDRLKRPKAVIDLGRIAALRGVSQDNGELVIGPMATLTAIAGHPLIRARFGLLAAAAGEVASPQIRNQGTLGGNISQDTRCWYYRGGWDCYRAGGNICYADTPEGMNREHAIFGASRCAAVSPSDTAPALVALEARLVVQNASGRREMAAEDYFVGPDDDITRLNVLGPGDLLTEIRIPQTWAGAPFYFEKVRDRPVWDFPLVNIAAVLSLRGDRIARARFVLGAVAARPWRLPRVEAAVAGQSRSAAAAAATLAAEGAVSLTHNGYKTTLVRTLVKRAINGKEAS is encoded by the coding sequence ATGGCGATCATACGCGACGGCATGCCGCCCTTTGACCTCTACCAACCGACAAGCGTTGAGGACGCCCTGGCCCTGGCCGAGCGCCTCGGGGGCGACGCCTGGATGCTGGCCGGGGGACTCGACAGTCTGGAGCGGTTCAAGGACCGCCTCAAACGGCCCAAGGCGGTCATCGACCTCGGCCGCATCGCGGCCCTTCGGGGAGTCAGCCAGGACAACGGCGAGCTGGTTATCGGCCCCATGGCCACGCTGACGGCCATCGCCGGGCATCCGCTCATCCGGGCGCGCTTTGGCCTGCTGGCCGCTGCGGCCGGAGAAGTGGCCTCGCCGCAAATCCGCAACCAGGGAACCCTTGGCGGCAACATCTCCCAGGACACCCGCTGCTGGTATTATCGCGGCGGCTGGGACTGCTACCGGGCCGGCGGCAACATCTGCTACGCCGACACCCCGGAGGGCATGAACCGGGAACACGCCATCTTCGGGGCCAGCCGCTGCGCCGCCGTGTCGCCGTCGGACACCGCGCCGGCCCTCGTGGCCCTGGAGGCGAGACTGGTCGTCCAAAACGCCTCGGGCCGGCGCGAGATGGCGGCCGAGGACTATTTCGTCGGCCCGGATGACGATATTACCCGACTCAATGTACTTGGCCCCGGCGACCTGCTGACCGAAATTCGCATTCCGCAAACCTGGGCCGGGGCGCCCTTCTATTTCGAGAAAGTCCGCGACCGGCCGGTCTGGGATTTCCCGCTGGTCAACATCGCGGCGGTCCTGAGCCTTCGCGGAGACCGCATCGCCAGGGCTCGCTTTGTCCTGGGCGCGGTGGCGGCCCGTCCCTGGCGTCTGCCCCGGGTGGAGGCGGCCGTGGCCGGCCAGTCCCGAAGCGCTGCCGCGGCCGCCGCAACTCTTGCCGCCGAAGGAGCGGTCAGCCTGACCCACAACGGCTATAAGACGACCTTGGTCCGCACTCTGGTCAAACGCGCCATTAACGGCAAGGAGGCGTCATGA